One window of Desulfarculus baarsii DSM 2075 genomic DNA carries:
- a CDS encoding type II toxin-antitoxin system RelE/ParE family toxin, which produces MNTVRRYRTEDGHEVITEWLTGLRDIRAKARIAARIDRLAIGNVGDCKAIRDGVSELRVDYGPGYRVYFGRVGKTIVLLLCGGDKRTQDNDIERAVAYLQDFKRRTRHEEQH; this is translated from the coding sequence ATGAACACAGTCCGCCGCTACCGCACCGAGGACGGCCACGAAGTCATAACGGAATGGCTGACCGGACTTAGGGACATCAGAGCGAAGGCGCGAATAGCCGCCAGGATAGATCGCCTAGCCATAGGTAACGTTGGGGACTGCAAGGCTATTCGGGACGGGGTGTCGGAACTGCGCGTGGATTATGGCCCTGGTTACCGGGTGTATTTTGGAAGGGTGGGCAAGACGATAGTACTGCTTCTCTGCGGAGGCGATAAGCGGACCCAGGACAACGACATAGAAAGGGCGGTGGCTTATTTGCAGGACTTCAAAAGGAGGACGCGACATGAAGAGCAACATTGA
- a CDS encoding addiction module antidote protein → MKSNIDRASVSHDEALVRELRADPAFAAEYLQAAMEDTGEPAVLLIALRHVSEAFGMAEVAREAGIKRESLYRALSPKGNPTLKTLTAVLKAVGLRLAVAPDASEHRAACA, encoded by the coding sequence ATGAAGAGCAACATTGACCGCGCAAGCGTCAGCCATGACGAGGCGCTGGTGCGCGAACTCCGCGCCGACCCCGCCTTTGCTGCGGAATATCTCCAGGCCGCCATGGAAGACACCGGCGAACCGGCGGTGCTTCTCATCGCCCTCAGACATGTCTCCGAGGCCTTCGGCATGGCCGAGGTGGCCCGCGAAGCCGGAATCAAGAGAGAGAGTCTGTACCGGGCCTTGTCTCCGAAGGGTAACCCGACGCTGAAGACTTTGACGGCCGTGTTGAAGGCTGTTGGTCTGCGGCTCGCCGTGGCTCCGGATGCATCAGAACATCGCGCCGCGTGCGCGTGA
- a CDS encoding DNA modification methylase → MSGLVIENWPLTRLIPYARNPRRNDEQVERMVAAIREFGFRIPVVAKSDGTVVDGHLRLKAAYKLGLAEVPVALADELTDAQVKGFRLLANRSANWATWDNELLALELEELQEMAFDLSLTGFDVAELDSLLAKPTSEGLTDPDEAPEPPAEPVSKPGDVWILGRHRLMCGDSTSADNVKKLLAGVRPHLMVTDPPYGVEYDPAWRNEALSGQKTKRTGVVLNDDRADWREAWALFPGDVAYVWHGALHAATVAESLVACGFDIRSQIIWAKERLVLSRGHYHWMHEPCWYAVKGKAHWNGDRKQVTIWNIPSKGQDADTIHSTQKPVECMKRPMENNSSPGQAVYEPFSGSGTSIIAAEITGRACLAMELNPAYVDVGVKRWEDFTGKKAVLEARDDS, encoded by the coding sequence TTGAGCGGGTTGGTGATTGAAAACTGGCCCCTGACGCGGTTGATCCCCTATGCCAGGAACCCCAGGCGCAACGACGAGCAGGTGGAGCGCATGGTCGCGGCCATCCGGGAGTTCGGCTTCCGCATTCCGGTCGTGGCCAAGTCCGACGGCACCGTGGTGGACGGCCATCTGCGCCTCAAGGCCGCCTACAAGCTGGGCCTGGCCGAGGTCCCGGTGGCCCTGGCCGACGAACTGACCGACGCCCAGGTGAAGGGGTTCAGGCTGCTGGCCAACCGCTCGGCCAACTGGGCCACCTGGGACAACGAGCTTCTGGCCCTGGAGTTGGAAGAGCTTCAGGAGATGGCCTTCGACCTGAGCCTGACGGGTTTCGATGTTGCCGAGCTCGACTCCCTGCTGGCCAAGCCGACCAGTGAGGGGCTGACCGACCCTGACGAGGCCCCAGAGCCTCCGGCAGAACCCGTAAGCAAACCGGGTGATGTCTGGATTCTGGGTCGCCACCGGCTCATGTGCGGTGACAGCACCAGCGCGGACAACGTAAAAAAGCTTTTGGCCGGCGTTCGGCCGCACCTCATGGTCACCGACCCGCCTTACGGCGTCGAATATGATCCCGCCTGGCGCAACGAAGCGCTTTCCGGGCAAAAGACCAAGCGCACCGGCGTGGTTTTAAACGACGACCGCGCCGACTGGCGCGAGGCCTGGGCGCTCTTCCCCGGCGACGTGGCCTACGTCTGGCACGGGGCGCTGCACGCGGCCACGGTCGCGGAAAGCCTTGTCGCCTGCGGCTTCGACATCCGCTCCCAGATCATCTGGGCCAAGGAGCGTCTGGTCCTCTCCCGGGGGCATTACCACTGGATGCACGAACCATGCTGGTATGCGGTCAAGGGCAAGGCCCACTGGAACGGCGACCGCAAACAGGTCACGATCTGGAACATCCCGTCCAAGGGCCAGGACGCCGACACCATCCATAGTACCCAGAAGCCCGTCGAGTGCATGAAGCGGCCCATGGAGAACAACTCCAGCCCGGGCCAGGCCGTGTACGAACCGTTCTCAGGCTCCGGCACCAGCATTATCGCCGCCGAAATCACCGGCCGCGCCTGTCTGGCCATGGAACTGAACCCCGCCTACGTAGACGTGGGTGTCAAGCGCTGGGAGGACTTCACCGGGAAAAAAGCCGTGCTGGAGGCGCGCGATGACAGCTAG
- a CDS encoding phage terminase small subunit P27 family, translating into MAGRKPLPTGLKLLKGTAQNCRLNPSEPRPPVAAPEPPEFLGEVARQEWDRKAPVLMRMGVLSEGDDAALAAYCQAFERFVEAETKIRQSGLLIKTTGGNVIQNPLIGVANRAMEIMHKFLTEFGLTPSSRSRIVAVPAKDRDDEWTGFRD; encoded by the coding sequence ATGGCCGGCCGTAAACCTCTGCCCACCGGCCTGAAGCTCTTGAAAGGCACGGCCCAGAATTGCCGCCTGAACCCCAGCGAGCCCAGGCCGCCCGTGGCCGCCCCGGAGCCGCCAGAGTTTCTGGGCGAGGTTGCCCGCCAGGAATGGGATCGCAAGGCGCCGGTGCTCATGCGCATGGGCGTGCTCAGCGAAGGCGACGACGCGGCGCTCGCCGCCTACTGCCAAGCCTTCGAACGCTTTGTCGAGGCTGAGACGAAAATCCGCCAGTCGGGGCTTCTGATCAAGACCACGGGCGGCAACGTGATTCAGAATCCGCTTATCGGCGTGGCCAACCGGGCCATGGAGATCATGCACAAGTTCCTGACCGAGTTTGGGCTCACGCCATCGAGCCGCTCGCGCATCGTGGCTGTTCCAGCCAAGGACAGGGATGACGAATGGACGGGGTTCAGGGATTGA
- a CDS encoding type II toxin-antitoxin system RelE family toxin: protein MYALRFSTTALKALRKAPADVVGRIRAKLDELTRDPFTAANVKKLTSHPGYRLRVGDWRVIYLVQKEEVVIQIVDIGQRKEVYR, encoded by the coding sequence ATGTATGCGCTGCGCTTTTCCACAACCGCGTTGAAGGCCCTCAGGAAAGCGCCCGCTGATGTGGTCGGGCGCATCCGGGCGAAGCTGGATGAACTGACGCGAGATCCCTTCACGGCCGCCAACGTCAAAAAGCTCACCAGCCATCCGGGATATCGGTTGCGCGTCGGCGACTGGCGGGTGATCTACCTGGTCCAAAAGGAAGAGGTCGTCATCCAGATAGTGGACATCGGACAGCGCAAAGAGGTGTATCGATGA
- a CDS encoding GNAT family N-acetyltransferase, translating into MICAPSLLAVEHDVALFLSGEPVLDDWLKRRALTNQASGASRTYVITDESRVIGYYALAAGAVTATEAPGKVRRNMPDPIPVMVLGRLAVDQGWQGQGLGLDLLRDAILRTLQAAEIAGIRALLVHALHEQAARFYEHAGFRPSPLRPLAYFLTLADAQKALAFRE; encoded by the coding sequence GTGATCTGTGCGCCGTCCCTTTTGGCAGTGGAGCACGATGTCGCTCTGTTCCTGTCCGGCGAGCCGGTCCTGGATGACTGGCTCAAGCGCAGAGCGCTGACCAACCAGGCCAGTGGTGCATCGCGGACCTACGTCATCACCGACGAAAGCAGGGTGATCGGCTATTACGCCTTGGCCGCCGGGGCGGTGACCGCAACCGAGGCCCCGGGCAAGGTGCGTCGCAACATGCCAGACCCCATCCCTGTAATGGTGCTGGGGAGATTGGCAGTGGATCAGGGGTGGCAAGGTCAGGGGCTTGGCCTCGATCTCTTGCGGGATGCCATACTTCGAACGCTTCAGGCGGCGGAGATTGCCGGTATCCGAGCCCTGCTCGTCCACGCGCTGCATGAACAAGCCGCAAGATTCTACGAACATGCAGGGTTCCGTCCCTCTCCTCTCCGGCCTCTTGCGTACTTCCTGACACTTGCCGACGCGCAAAAAGCCTTGGCTTTCAGAGAGTAA
- a CDS encoding helix-turn-helix domain-containing protein, which translates to MSVQILEHEGRPAFALMPIEEYERLVAALEDAHDAATIEEFYRRLVSGEEETFPAEVVDRLLAGEHPVRVLRSHRGMTLQQVADACGVTNSHISQIEKGKRSMSTELLKKMAEALRVDAEMLL; encoded by the coding sequence ATGAGCGTCCAGATTCTCGAGCACGAAGGACGGCCGGCGTTCGCGTTGATGCCGATCGAAGAATACGAACGTCTTGTGGCAGCCCTCGAGGATGCGCACGACGCCGCGACCATCGAGGAGTTCTATCGTCGGCTTGTCTCCGGCGAAGAGGAAACCTTTCCGGCGGAAGTCGTCGACCGGCTGCTGGCTGGAGAGCATCCTGTCCGGGTGCTGCGCTCCCATCGGGGCATGACCCTGCAGCAGGTCGCGGATGCCTGCGGAGTGACCAACTCCCACATCTCCCAGATCGAAAAGGGCAAGCGCTCCATGTCCACGGAGTTGCTGAAGAAGATGGCCGAGGCGCTCCGCGTGGACGCGGAGATGTTGTTGTAA
- a CDS encoding phage/plasmid primase, P4 family, whose amino-acid sequence MSGGHGTDLDFKRINEVALANPGFLQGRLPQAKRQGRELVAGDIHGNPGKSFSCNTETGVWSDFATGESGGDVISLVAAQEELGQAKAARMIAEELGLAPVTPKPKRTDLRETPVRPENLVATFRYEDEAGRLLFAVDRYETPGCRKAIRQWHLDATGKRINSVKGVRLAPFRLPEMLRAETVFIVEGEQKVLELAGWGLAAACNPMGAGKWREEYNPYFQGKQVVILPDNDTPGRNHARSVAKALLFVATSVKIVELPGLPPKGDIVDWKKAGHGRDELLGLVEAVEALDPAHPDDSNDACPATPYPATEDAIALLFAREHKDDLRYCHETGAWFVWTGSHWRVEKTRLAFAWARKLCRKAAAGMDSKKVAATLSKAATAGAVERFAQTDRAFAVTSEIWDADLHLLGTPDGVVDLRTGTLRPARREDYLTKLAAVAPARSSDAPLWRRFLDEATQGDAMLQRFMQQVAGYALTGDISEHALFFIYGPGGNGKSVFLNTLTNILGDYAATAAMDTFTASQGDRHPTDLAMLRGARLVSVSETEEGRPWAESRIKQLTGGDKISARFMRQDFFTYTPQFKLLIVGNHKPVLRNVDEAARRRFNIIPFVHKPASPDKRLEDKLRAEYPAILRWMIEGCLDWRENGLLRPESVKEATAAYFDEQDLFGQWIEECCEVGKASWETTARLFESWKNYADRNGEHAGSTKAFSANLAKREFIADRRTVFGSTQRIFRGIAVKVEHDGRLDGLDR is encoded by the coding sequence ATGAGCGGCGGACATGGAACCGACCTTGACTTCAAGCGCATCAACGAGGTGGCCCTGGCCAACCCGGGCTTTCTGCAAGGCCGGTTGCCGCAGGCCAAACGCCAAGGCAGGGAACTGGTAGCCGGCGACATCCACGGCAACCCAGGGAAGTCGTTCAGCTGCAACACCGAGACCGGCGTCTGGTCGGACTTTGCAACAGGCGAGAGCGGAGGTGATGTTATCTCCTTGGTCGCGGCCCAGGAAGAACTGGGCCAAGCCAAAGCAGCCAGGATGATCGCCGAAGAACTCGGGCTTGCACCTGTCACGCCAAAGCCCAAACGCACGGATCTGCGGGAGACGCCTGTCCGGCCAGAAAACCTCGTCGCCACCTTTCGCTACGAGGATGAGGCAGGCCGGCTCCTTTTCGCCGTGGACCGCTACGAGACACCAGGCTGCCGCAAGGCCATCCGCCAGTGGCATCTGGACGCGACCGGTAAACGCATCAACTCCGTCAAGGGCGTGCGGTTGGCGCCGTTTCGCCTTCCTGAAATGCTGCGGGCCGAGACCGTCTTCATCGTCGAGGGCGAGCAGAAGGTCCTGGAGCTCGCCGGCTGGGGGCTGGCCGCCGCCTGCAACCCCATGGGCGCGGGCAAGTGGCGCGAGGAGTACAATCCGTACTTCCAGGGCAAGCAGGTGGTCATCCTGCCGGACAACGACACGCCAGGGCGCAATCACGCCCGCAGTGTGGCCAAGGCACTGTTGTTTGTGGCCACCTCGGTCAAGATCGTGGAACTGCCCGGCCTGCCGCCCAAGGGCGACATCGTGGACTGGAAAAAGGCAGGCCACGGCCGTGATGAATTGCTCGGTCTGGTCGAAGCAGTAGAGGCGCTCGATCCGGCACATCCGGATGACTCGAACGACGCCTGCCCCGCCACCCCCTATCCTGCCACCGAAGACGCCATCGCGCTCCTCTTCGCCAGGGAGCACAAGGACGATCTGCGCTACTGCCACGAGACCGGAGCGTGGTTCGTCTGGACCGGCAGCCACTGGCGGGTGGAAAAGACCAGACTGGCCTTTGCCTGGGCGAGAAAGCTCTGCCGGAAGGCCGCCGCCGGCATGGACAGCAAGAAGGTCGCGGCCACGCTGTCCAAGGCCGCCACGGCCGGTGCGGTGGAGCGGTTCGCCCAGACCGACCGAGCCTTCGCCGTGACCAGCGAGATATGGGACGCCGATCTCCATCTACTAGGCACTCCGGACGGCGTTGTGGACCTGCGCACAGGGACCTTGCGCCCGGCTCGCCGCGAAGACTACCTCACCAAGCTTGCCGCCGTGGCTCCGGCGCGTTCTTCCGACGCCCCGCTCTGGCGGCGGTTTCTGGACGAGGCGACCCAGGGCGACGCCATGTTGCAGCGTTTCATGCAGCAGGTGGCCGGCTACGCCCTGACCGGCGACATCTCCGAACACGCTCTGTTCTTCATCTACGGTCCCGGCGGCAACGGCAAATCCGTGTTCCTCAACACCCTGACCAACATCCTGGGCGACTACGCCGCCACGGCGGCCATGGACACCTTCACGGCCAGCCAGGGCGACCGCCACCCCACCGACCTGGCCATGCTGCGCGGAGCCAGGCTGGTCAGCGTCTCCGAGACCGAAGAAGGCCGCCCCTGGGCCGAGAGCCGCATCAAGCAGCTCACCGGCGGCGATAAGATCAGCGCCCGTTTCATGCGCCAGGACTTCTTCACCTACACGCCCCAGTTCAAGCTCCTGATCGTCGGCAACCACAAGCCCGTGCTGCGCAACGTGGACGAGGCCGCCCGCAGACGCTTCAACATCATCCCCTTTGTCCACAAGCCCGCGAGCCCGGACAAGCGCCTGGAAGACAAACTGCGGGCCGAGTACCCGGCCATCCTGCGCTGGATGATCGAAGGCTGCCTGGACTGGCGGGAAAACGGGCTCCTGCGGCCGGAAAGCGTGAAGGAGGCCACGGCCGCCTACTTCGACGAGCAGGACCTCTTCGGGCAGTGGATCGAGGAATGCTGCGAGGTCGGAAAGGCATCATGGGAGACCACGGCCCGCCTGTTCGAGTCGTGGAAGAACTACGCGGATCGCAACGGAGAGCACGCCGGCAGTACCAAGGCATTCAGTGCGAATCTGGCCAAGCGTGAGTTCATCGCCGACAGGAGGACGGTGTTCGGCTCGACCCAGCGGATATTCCGGGGCATCGCCGTCAAGGTCGAACACGATGGACGGTTGGACGGATTGGACAGATGA
- a CDS encoding Fic family protein codes for MPRYIWQLPQWPNPEWDARQLLRPLADCRRRQGALLAKLAGIGLEDSLRAQAQSLEEDVVQTAAIEGERLDREQVRSSVAVHLGLNQGGLRPADRATDGLVMVLLDATQNHAQPLTAERLCGWQAALFPSGYSGLSRIVTGAWREKPMQVVSGPLERHQVHFEAPPPGRLDAEMESFLSWWEESQATLDGIVRAGLAHLRFVTIHPFDDGNGRLARTLTDMALAQDENLPARYYSLSAQIMHQRNSYYDVLERTQKGDGDATEWLLWFLERVDRAMAVAERTIAKVLLKAEFWRRHTATTLSERQRKVVNRLLDAGPEDLGGGFEGGLTNRKYLGMTKASRATAYRELADLVAKGILRPREGKGRGAAYDLVWPE; via the coding sequence ATGCCTCGATACATCTGGCAGCTACCCCAATGGCCCAACCCCGAATGGGATGCTCGGCAACTCCTGCGGCCCTTGGCCGACTGCCGCCGGCGTCAGGGAGCCCTGCTGGCCAAGCTGGCAGGCATTGGCCTGGAAGACAGCCTCAGGGCCCAGGCGCAATCCCTGGAGGAAGACGTGGTCCAAACAGCGGCCATCGAAGGGGAGCGCCTGGACCGCGAGCAGGTGCGCTCATCGGTGGCCGTGCATCTTGGCCTGAACCAAGGCGGCCTGCGCCCGGCGGATCGGGCCACCGACGGCCTGGTCATGGTGTTGCTGGACGCCACCCAAAACCATGCGCAACCCCTGACGGCGGAGCGCCTGTGTGGCTGGCAGGCGGCGCTGTTCCCCTCGGGCTATTCCGGCCTCAGCCGCATCGTCACCGGGGCCTGGCGTGAAAAGCCCATGCAGGTGGTCTCCGGCCCATTGGAGCGTCATCAGGTGCATTTCGAAGCTCCGCCGCCCGGGAGGCTCGACGCGGAGATGGAGTCATTCCTATCCTGGTGGGAGGAGAGCCAAGCCACCCTGGACGGCATCGTGCGCGCCGGGCTGGCGCATCTGCGCTTTGTCACCATCCACCCCTTCGATGATGGCAACGGCCGCCTGGCCCGCACCCTGACCGATATGGCCCTAGCCCAGGACGAGAACCTTCCCGCGCGTTACTACAGCCTTTCCGCCCAGATCATGCACCAGCGCAACAGCTACTACGATGTGCTGGAGCGCACCCAGAAAGGCGATGGCGATGCAACCGAATGGCTCCTGTGGTTCCTGGAGCGCGTGGACCGGGCAATGGCGGTCGCCGAGCGGACCATCGCCAAGGTGCTGCTCAAGGCCGAGTTCTGGCGGCGGCACACGGCAACCACGCTCAGCGAGCGTCAACGCAAGGTGGTCAATCGCCTACTGGATGCCGGTCCGGAGGATTTGGGCGGCGGATTCGAGGGCGGGCTCACCAACCGCAAATACCTGGGCATGACCAAGGCCTCGCGGGCCACGGCCTATCGTGAGCTGGCCGACCTGGTGGCCAAGGGCATTCTGCGGCCACGGGAGGGCAAGGGACGCGGCGCGGCCTATGACCTGGTCTGGCCGGAGTGA
- a CDS encoding type II toxin-antitoxin system TacA family antitoxin encodes MPQTTSPSRSTNINIRVAPEQRNLIDQAASLSSKTRTDFILEAATKAAQDAILDQVLFPASAEQFEAFQKLLDSPPEENERLGALMARKPGWDK; translated from the coding sequence ATGCCACAGACCACTTCCCCGAGTCGCAGCACGAATATCAATATTCGTGTGGCTCCCGAGCAGCGCAACCTGATCGACCAAGCCGCCTCGCTTAGCAGCAAGACCAGGACGGACTTCATCCTGGAAGCGGCGACCAAGGCCGCGCAGGACGCCATCCTCGATCAGGTGTTGTTTCCCGCCTCAGCCGAACAGTTCGAGGCGTTCCAAAAGCTTCTGGACAGCCCGCCCGAAGAGAATGAACGCTTGGGAGCCCTCATGGCCCGTAAGCCAGGGTGGGATAAGTGA
- a CDS encoding HNH endonuclease translates to MPPRPPKPCRKPGCRKLTSEPGGFCAEHLALVEQAQIQRRRAFDQRRTGAASRGYGQRWRELREQKLRQDPLCARCGRAAQMVHHRDENPRNNSLENLASLCRDCHERLHGRLR, encoded by the coding sequence GTGCCGCCAAGACCGCCGAAACCTTGCCGCAAACCAGGCTGCCGGAAGCTCACCAGCGAGCCCGGCGGCTTTTGCGCCGAGCACCTGGCCCTGGTCGAGCAGGCCCAAATCCAGCGTCGCCGGGCCTTTGACCAGAGGCGGACGGGCGCGGCCAGCCGTGGCTACGGCCAGCGGTGGCGGGAGCTCCGGGAGCAGAAGCTTCGGCAAGACCCCCTCTGTGCCCGCTGCGGCCGGGCCGCCCAAATGGTCCACCACCGGGACGAGAACCCACGCAACAACTCCCTCGAAAATCTGGCGAGCCTTTGCCGCGATTGCCACGAGCGCCTGCATGGGAGGCTGCGTTGA
- a CDS encoding GNAT family N-acetyltransferase, translated as MGGRFGPVHKLTAADEAGDFDCGRQELNLFLQRYALVNQRANSAQTYVSCVDDAVVGYYSLCVGSVGFDEAPHRVQKGLARHRVPVMLLARLGVDQRFQRLGLGRALLKDAILRTLQAADIAGIRALLAHAKDEHARQWYLSWDFEPSPTDPFHLFLLIKDMRAAGR; from the coding sequence ATGGGCGGTCGGTTTGGTCCGGTCCACAAGCTAACGGCAGCGGACGAGGCAGGGGATTTCGATTGCGGTCGGCAGGAACTGAATCTGTTTTTGCAACGCTATGCCCTTGTCAACCAGAGAGCCAACAGCGCCCAGACCTATGTGTCCTGCGTGGACGATGCTGTCGTCGGCTACTACAGCCTCTGTGTGGGTAGCGTCGGCTTTGATGAAGCGCCCCATCGGGTGCAAAAAGGGCTTGCCAGACACCGCGTACCTGTCATGCTGCTGGCTCGCCTTGGCGTGGATCAGCGGTTTCAGCGCCTTGGGTTGGGCCGGGCCCTGCTCAAAGACGCCATCCTGCGCACCTTGCAGGCGGCGGATATCGCCGGCATCCGCGCCTTACTGGCCCACGCCAAGGACGAACACGCCAGGCAGTGGTATTTATCCTGGGATTTCGAGCCCAGCCCAACGGACCCTTTTCACCTGTTTTTGCTCATCAAGGACATGCGTGCGGCTGGAAGGTAG
- a CDS encoding type II toxin-antitoxin system TacA family antitoxin produces the protein MSPTTQTKTERIDVRLSPSSKALLQEAAKATHKNVSEFILEAGIVAANQALAERRIFLLDEARWKEFQEVLDRPVQKKPRLGKLLNDPGVLD, from the coding sequence ATGTCGCCCACCACTCAGACGAAGACGGAACGAATCGACGTCCGGCTCAGTCCCTCATCGAAGGCGCTGCTGCAGGAAGCGGCCAAGGCGACGCATAAAAACGTCAGCGAGTTCATTTTGGAGGCGGGGATTGTCGCCGCCAATCAGGCCTTGGCTGAACGACGGATATTCCTGCTGGACGAAGCTCGGTGGAAAGAGTTTCAGGAGGTACTGGATCGTCCTGTCCAGAAGAAGCCTCGCCTGGGCAAACTGCTGAACGATCCTGGCGTTCTTGACTGA
- a CDS encoding site-specific DNA-methyltransferase codes for MTASAYLSDLVAPDLRVEYRLVEELIPYARNARTHGEAQIAQIAGSIREFGFNNPVLVDGERGIIAGHGRVLAARRLGMTSVPVIELTHLSPVQKKAFVLADNRLALEAGWDREVLALEVADLAEMGFDVTLAGFAEKELKDLCQSESSPERVEVLDHEDELPDPSPATVSRSGDLWLLGQHRLLCGDSTLAEAVTKVMSGQRAALLFTSPPYGNKRDYTTGGIADWDGLMRGVFANAPMGQGGQVLVNLGLIHEKNEWHPYWEGWLDWMRGQGWRRFAWYVWDQGFGLPGDWNGRFGPSHEFVFHFNRQSRRPHKIMPCIHAGEDRDFKSGLRGKDGVVQKWNGKTFQTQESKIPDSVARIFRHQARGIETGHPAVFPVALPEHFMLAFTDPEDVCFEPFSGSGTSLVAAQKTGRICQAIELAPEYCDIAIRRFAGLFPQESITLEDGRTFDEVSAERAGDASDSGSQNNA; via the coding sequence ATGACAGCTAGCGCCTACCTATCTGACTTGGTCGCCCCTGACCTGCGGGTGGAATACCGCCTGGTGGAGGAGCTGATCCCATACGCTCGCAACGCCCGCACCCACGGCGAGGCCCAGATAGCCCAGATCGCCGGCAGCATTCGCGAATTTGGCTTCAACAATCCGGTGCTGGTGGACGGTGAGCGAGGCATCATCGCCGGCCATGGCCGGGTGCTGGCCGCCCGCAGGCTGGGGATGACCAGCGTGCCGGTCATAGAGCTGACCCACCTGAGCCCGGTCCAGAAAAAGGCCTTTGTCCTGGCCGATAACCGGCTGGCCCTGGAGGCCGGCTGGGATCGGGAGGTTCTGGCCTTGGAAGTCGCCGACTTGGCCGAGATGGGTTTCGATGTGACCCTGGCCGGCTTCGCCGAAAAAGAGTTGAAAGACCTATGCCAGAGCGAGTCAAGTCCGGAGCGGGTGGAGGTTTTGGATCACGAGGACGAACTCCCCGATCCCTCTCCCGCGACGGTGAGCAGGTCCGGTGATCTTTGGCTGTTGGGCCAACATCGTTTGCTCTGCGGAGACTCCACCTTGGCCGAGGCCGTGACCAAGGTGATGTCAGGCCAGCGGGCCGCCCTGCTTTTCACCAGTCCGCCTTACGGCAATAAGCGCGACTACACCACCGGCGGCATCGCCGATTGGGATGGCCTCATGCGCGGGGTCTTCGCCAATGCCCCAATGGGGCAGGGCGGCCAAGTTTTGGTCAATCTCGGCCTGATCCACGAGAAGAACGAGTGGCATCCGTATTGGGAAGGCTGGTTGGATTGGATGCGCGGCCAAGGCTGGCGGCGTTTCGCTTGGTACGTCTGGGACCAGGGCTTCGGCCTGCCGGGGGACTGGAACGGACGCTTTGGTCCCAGCCATGAGTTTGTCTTCCACTTCAACCGCCAGAGTCGCCGGCCGCACAAGATCATGCCCTGCATTCATGCCGGGGAGGACCGTGATTTCAAGTCCGGCCTGCGCGGCAAGGACGGCGTGGTCCAGAAATGGAACGGCAAGACCTTCCAGACCCAAGAATCCAAAATCCCCGACTCGGTGGCGCGCATCTTCCGCCACCAGGCCCGTGGCATTGAAACCGGTCATCCGGCCGTCTTCCCGGTGGCCCTGCCCGAGCACTTCATGCTGGCCTTCACCGACCCCGAGGACGTCTGCTTCGAGCCCTTCAGCGGCTCCGGCACCAGCCTTGTGGCTGCTCAGAAGACCGGTCGCATCTGCCAGGCCATCGAGTTGGCCCCGGAATACTGCGACATCGCCATCAGACGGTTCGCGGGGCTCTTCCCGCAGGAGAGCATCACCCTGGAGGACGGACGAACCTTTGATGAGGTCTCTGCAGAGCGGGCGGGCGATGCGAGCGACAGCGGAAGCCAGAATAATGCCTAG
- a CDS encoding sigma factor, producing MSQNRYHGIDEYTVRLITFKAKQLTAHPGFSDADREDLEQELLLDLLRRQPKYDPARAQNNTFVARVVEHRAATLIEERKAGLRDYRLQAFSLDESFEDEDGVRRERAETFDQDDYLVRTGRQSRSSDELRDLGIDVRSVVDQLSPKLRDLCKRLMRDSITDVSCETGIPRSTLYGVIGKIRVAFIDAGLEDYL from the coding sequence ATGTCCCAGAACCGTTACCACGGCATAGACGAATACACCGTCCGTTTGATCACCTTCAAGGCCAAGCAATTGACCGCCCACCCCGGCTTCTCCGATGCGGACCGCGAGGACCTCGAGCAGGAACTGCTCCTCGACCTGCTGCGCCGTCAGCCCAAATACGATCCCGCCCGGGCTCAAAACAACACCTTCGTCGCAAGGGTCGTGGAGCACCGCGCGGCCACCCTCATCGAAGAGCGCAAAGCGGGCCTGCGCGATTACCGGCTCCAAGCGTTCTCCCTGGATGAATCCTTTGAGGATGAAGACGGCGTACGACGCGAACGGGCGGAAACCTTCGACCAAGACGACTACCTGGTGCGCACGGGACGACAAAGCCGTTCATCCGATGAACTCCGGGACCTGGGCATCGACGTGCGTTCGGTCGTGGACCAGTTGTCTCCCAAGCTGCGTGACCTGTGCAAAAGGCTGATGCGCGACTCCATCACCGACGTCTCGTGCGAGACCGGCATCCCGCGTTCGACCCTGTACGGCGTCATCGGCAAGATCCGCGTCGCATTCATTGACGCGGGGCTGGAAGACTACCTCTAG